A window from Podospora bellae-mahoneyi strain CBS 112042 chromosome 1 map unlocalized CBS112042p_1.3, whole genome shotgun sequence encodes these proteins:
- a CDS encoding uncharacterized protein (EggNog:ENOG503P2T5; COG:S): MDFFRGVFRQAYLSRYTVTMSGIPVFFIGASGHIGAAVLQALHAAHPELPIRALVRQQEDVDHLDSLYQGSVTSALGTLEDVGIVAEEAARAQLVINCAPDFALPLPTLLPSLSSNPHPQTFLLQTSGAARIWPPPSGLNPHPKIWSDLTDLSSLPTDTTHAAQDITISTYPGINAAIISPTFVIGKSPSVRHKHPIIFPDLMHVIRQQGQAFVVEQGKNLTTFVDTEELAGLYVLLVGDALRCIRGEKQVDENIWGEKGYFFAGGWEVSMREFIVDWLLPVLEGNETSKTWLWNQEGKGVKELGLGEVVGSILGRFEGQEAEAWSRHIAEGFGTSMRIRGDRGRRYLGWEPTGRVKLGEAVEAVVRYFEEREKSITEL, from the exons ATGGACTTCTTCCGGGGTGTCTTCAGACAAGCATACCTCAGTCGATACACAGTCACCATGTCAGGCATTCCAGTCTTTTT CATTGGTGCCTCGGGGCAcattggtgctgctgttctCCAGGCCCTACATGCTGCTCACCCTGAGCTGCCGATCCGGGCTCTTGTCCGCCAGCAGGAAGATGTGGACCACCTAGACTCCCTTTATCAGGGCTCTGTCACGTCCGCCCTGGGGACTCTTGAGGACGTAGGAATCGTCGCTGAAGAGGCCGCAAGGGCCCAGCTTGTTATCA ATTGCGCCCCCGACTTCGCCCTCCCCTtacccaccctcctcccctccctatcatccaacccccacccccaaaccttcctcctccaaacctcgGGCGCAGCCCGCATCTGGCCTCCGCCCTCAGGCCtaaacccccaccccaagaTCTGGTCCGACCTCaccgacctctcctccctccccaccgacaCCACCCACGCCGCCCAGGACATCACCATCTCGACCTATCCCGgcatcaacgccgccatcatctcccctACTTTTGTCATTGGAAAATCCCCCAGTGTGAGACACAAGCATCCGATTATCTTTCCCGACCTGATGCACGTCATTCGTCAACAAGGGCAGGCGTTTGTTGTCGAACAAGGAAAAAACCTCACCACATTTGTTGACacggaggagctggccgggCTGTATGTTTTGCTCGTTGGGGATGCCCTGCGCTGTATCAGAGGAGAAAAACAGGTGGATGAGAATATCTGGGGAGAAAAGGGGTATTTCTTcgcgggggggtgggaggtgagCATGAGGGAGTTTATCGTTGATTGGTTGCTTCCTGTTTTGGAGGGGAATGAAACGAGCAAAACGTGGTTGTGGAATcaggaggggaaaggggtcaaggagttggggttgggggaggtggtggggagtaTACTGGGGCGGTTTGAAGGccaggaggcggaggcgtgGAGTAGGCATATTGCTGAGGGGTTTGGGACGAGTATGAGGATTAGGGGGGATAGGGGGAGACGGTACCTTGGCTGGGAGCCGACGGGGAGGGTCaagttgggggaggcggtggaggcggtggtgaggtattttgaggagagggagaagtcAATTACTGAGTTGTAG
- the RTC1 gene encoding SEA (Seh1-associated) complex subunit (EggNog:ENOG503NWBI; COG:S) has translation MNHNQGKIMRKLRNKHATDSHESTASATVTSSPSNNYRPIAAQNVSYKTGAPLSCLDQSPDGRSAVLASHHVLKLIKLDGGLRVQEEVDLRAILTSQPSHRNNVLTGAVADQLSIQDVKWGSVINREVLFTACTSGIIFQYDVNRAKATRVGAPLEFIQMREDSRQVNSLDLNPHHSSWLLSGSQDGLLRCFDVRTPINTRTWPTYRALQSFKSHADGVRHVQWSPKDGFLFACGTEQGMVLKWDMRKPSSPILRINAHEKACTSIAWHQDGTHLVSAGLDSKCNIWDMSKTDKRQKPKYVISTPAPVGSLAWRPGQWSATAQGKRASQLAVSYDESGMKRFGMNSVHIWDLARPTMPYKEIQRFDYAPNSILWHDQYLLWAAGRDGFHQCDVSFAPKVMDRQTMSAFAFSSQGEVAMCLDERPMPTRPRPNIVHHDNASTYGTPSYSSSPTTPRFSVSRSDSEDDAVDSFLGSRQPGNGSRKRRASMRSANTLSTTPPAEPAMGETLSLEDTIKVTGTYQPNQAMAIGTYPGPTNAEVDVYLSLNYLQAIHLELPYKPGGPSLPERMTTILDHFAKVAARVRLSRLSHTWMNLLFLIKLLLERRAQYHLEFRMDKYQNSTIKKKDAARHRSLGRLRAEPPSFGIGREASPRKMASLASFDRVLHPRSLLSEELESTSNQPTPLARPVPDTQVIQIDDNGRKKLTPIIEPESFTLPPAAHSRTLEPRPRLDSVPLSVTSHDSEATNASTEGYDFYDAEALNFREPGSPSRVGKPPVLRHDSDDSFTRLFSVSDESREATGLVRTSDSNTPSQVMREAIVAAIRRDQPSASGSGSEDGEYESRIRGKQIAAGSSPARHPERQLLQRTETDMTSYTAFTDEHHAITQTTTDSFESRFPSQTTDRGFGMDSPVRQSGIESPGQPQGLLSVEADLSPEDDLSPHIVETDYLHWPGDPSYPYLLGSSNGSFGTVETLIQPEQQIAATLAYEVRKTARDAAAIVLLFKPLLAPDVLDSFQAAAILKQHHQRLMKLQAFTEAALMRKMCMKGWPGGVLSNWGENHPNVISPAQRGVQVGLLCSSCRKPREIDRSEGSNETIWMCERCKASMAPCAVCQRCDIAPTSGSRGNTKEGDEEEPVLATWWICPGCGHGGHSSCLLLWHKGFENECSSTDPDILAEFQSDGYCPMDGCGHTCLPGKGRLETAAARTEEVGRAAAREATRNATSMKASADTESIAGGLQGHHHPHPPHQYRTTGSGKILDDQHHQYPHYPSHGVNISNDEHSVPQSRAVESVRETLASMDISSHSLGGSSSTRHSTPGASILSSSPGSRSAMMAAADRASGGHGGGDGRERRKSVKFVAQEDTKH, from the exons ATGAACCACAACCAGGGCAAAATCATGCGCAAGCTACGCAACAAACATGCGACAGACTCGCACGAGTCCACGGCCTCGGCAACTGTCACCAGCTCTCCCTCCAATAACTACCGACCAATCGCCGCCCAAAATGTCAGCTACAAGACGGGTGCACCCCTGTCCTGCCTGGACCAGTCGCCTGACGGGAGAAGCGCTGTCCTGGCCAGCCACCATGTGCTGAAGCTGATCAAGCTCGACGGTGGACTTCGGGTACAAGAGGAAGTCGACCTGCGCGCAATCCTGACCTCGCAGCCTTCTCACCGTAACAATGTCCTTACTGGTGCCGTGGCCGACCAGTTGTCTATCCAGGATGTCAAGTGGGGGAGTGTTATCAACAGGGAGGTCCTCTTCACGGCCTGCACCAGCGGCATCATCTTTCAGTACGATGTGAACCGGGCCAAGGCTACAAGGGTCGGCGCGCCTCTTGAATTCATCCAGATGCGGGAGGACTCTCGCCAGGTCAACTCTCTCGACTTGAATCCCCATCACTCTTCATGGCTCTTGTCTGGAAGTCAGGACGGTCTGTTGCGGTGCTTCGATGTGCGCACGCCTATTAACACCAGGACGTGGCCAACATACCGTGCTCTCCAGTCCTTCAAGTCACACGCGGATGGTGTCAGGCATGTCCAGTGGTCGCCCAAGGACGGCTTCCTATTTGCCTGCGGGACAGAGCAAGGGATGGTGCTGAAGTGGGACATGCGGAAACCAAGCTCCCCTATTCTGAGGATCAATGCCCACGAAAAGGCCTGTACCTCGATTGCATGGCACCAGGATGGCACCCATCTTGTCAGTGCTGGGCTGGACAGCAAGTGCAACATCTGGGATATGTCCAAGACGGACAAGAGACAGAAGCCAAAGTATGTTATATCAACACCTGCCCCCGTTGGTTCACTGGCATGGCGGCCTGGCCAAtggtcagcaacagcacAGGGCAAGCGGGCCTCGCAGCTCGCAGTGTCCTACGATGAAAGCGGCATGAAGCGGTTTGGCATGAATTCAGTTCACATCTGGGACCTCGCTCGCCCTACCATGCCCTACAAAGAAATCCAGAGGTTCGACTACGCACCCAACTCCATTCTCTGGCACGACCAATACCTCCTCTGGGCCGCTGGCCGTGACGGCTTCCACCAGTGTGACGTCTCCTTTGCGCCCAAGGTCATGGACCGCCAAACAATGTcggcctttgccttttcctcACAAGGCGAGGTCGCCATGTGCTTGGACGAGCGACCTATGCCCACCCGCCCCCGACCCAACATTGTTCACCATGACAATGCTTCCACTTACGGAACACCATCTTACAGCTCGAGCCCCACTACTCCAAGATTCAGCGTCAGTCGCAGTGATTccgaggatgatgctgttgACAGCTTCTTGGGCTCCAGGCAGCCAGGCAATGGCAGCCGCAAACGCAGAGCGAGCATGCGATCTGCGAATACCCTCAGCACCACACCCCCTGCTGAGCCTGCCATGGGCGAGACACTGTCACTGGAAGACACGATCAAAGTGACGGGTACATACCAGCCAAATCAAGCCATGGCCATCGGCACATATCCGGGCCCTACCAATGCTGAGGTAGATGTCTATCTCAGCCTCAACTACCTCCAGGCCATCCATCTAGAGCTACCTTACAAACCCGGTGGGCCGTCTTTGCCAGAGCGGATGACGACCATCTTGGACCACTTTGCCAAAGTTGCCGCAAGAGTTAGGCTTTCAAGACTGTCACACACCTGGAtgaacctcctcttcctgatcaagctcctcctcgagcgtCGCGCACAGTACCACCTCGAGTTTCGGATGGATAAGTACCAAAACTCAACcatcaaaaagaaagatgCGGCTAGACATCGGTCACTAGGCCGGCTCCGTGCCGAACCACCCAGCTTTGGGATAGGCAGGGAAGCAAGCCCACGGAAGATGGCCTCTCTGGCAAGTTTCGACCGGGTCCTTCATCCACGATCACTTTTATCTGAAGAGCTCGAAAGCACCTCCAATCAACCTACCCCGCTGGCTCGCCCGGTTCCCGATACACAAGTTATCCAGATTGATGACAATGGGCGCAAAAAGCTCACACCCATCATCGAACCAGAGAGCTTCACGCTGCCTCCGGCGGCCCATTCTCGCACCCTCGAGCCCAGGCCCCGACTAGATTCAGTGCCCCTGTCGGTCACCAGTCATGACAGTGAGGCCACCAATGCCAGCACCGAGGGCTACGACTTTTATGACGCCGAGGCCCTCA ACTTTCGAGAGCCCGGCTCGCCCAGCCGTGTTGGAAAGCCGCCCGTTTTGCGACATGATTCGGATGATAGTTTCACCCGACTCTTTTCCGTCTCGGACGAAAGCAGGGAGGCGACTGGCCTTGTCCGGACCTCGGACAGCAACACTCCGTCGCAGGTCATGAGGGAGGCCATTGTGGCCGCCATTCGGCGCGACCAGCCAAGTGCCAGCGGAAGCGGAAGCGAAGACGGCGAATACGAAAGCCGCATCCGTGGCAAACAGATCGCTGCCGGAAGCTCGCCTGCCCGTCATCCAGAGCGGCAATTGCTTCAGCGTACCGAGACTGACATGACATCGTACACTGCCTTTACCGATGAGCACCACGCCATCACCcagaccaccaccgacagCTTCGAGTCGCGCTTCCCGTCACAGACAACGGATCGCGGCTTTGGCATGGACTCTCCAGTCCGACAGAGCGGTATTGAGTCTCCTGGGCAGCCACAGGGGCTGCTGTCTGTCGAGGCTGACTTGTCCCCCGAAGACGATTTGTCCCCCCATATTGTAGAGACGGATTACCTCCACTGGCCCGGCGACCCAAGCTACCCGTACTTGCTCGGGTCCTCGAATGGATCATTTGGGACTGTTGAAACCCTAATCCAACCCGAGCAGCAGATTGCAGCCACCCTGGCCTACGAAGTTCGCAAGACAGCCCGTGACGCGGCCGCCATCGTCCTGCTGTTCAAGCCCCTACTTGCGCCTGATGTCCTTGACTCTTTTCAAGCGGCAGCTATCCTcaagcaacaccaccagcgtcTGATGAAGCTCCAGGCTTTTACCGAGGCGGCTCTCATGCGCAAAATGTGTATGAAGGGATGGCCTGGAGGGGTGCTGTCCAACTGGGGCGAGAACCACCCAAATGTCATTAGCCCGGCTCAACGAGGTGTCCAGGTTGGCCTCCTTTGTTCCAGCTGCCGGAAGCCGAGAGAGATTGACCGATCCGAGGGGTCAAATGAGACCATCTGGATGTGTGAACGTTGTAAGGCCAGCATGGCCCCTTGTGCTGTCTGTCAACGGTGTGATATCGCTCCCACGTCCGGCTCGCGGGGCAATACGAAggaaggtgatgaggaggagccggtgtTGGCTACCTGGTGGATTTGTCCTGGCTGCGGTCACGGTGGACATTCTAGCTGCCTCCTGCTTTGGCATAAAGGGTTTGAGAACGAATGCAGTTCCACCGACCCGGATATTCTTGCCGAGTTCCAGAGTGATGGTTATTGTCCCATGGATGGGTGTGGACACACATGTCTGCCCGGAAAGGGAAGGCTCGAGACAGCTGCGGCCAGGACAGAAGAGGTTGGTCGGGCGGCAGCGAGGGAGGCAACGCGCAATGCAACCAGCATGAAGGCGTCTGCAGACACGGAGAGCATAGCGGGCGGTCTCCAaggccaccatcatcctcacccacctcaccaGTACCGCACCACGGGAAGCGGCAAGATCTTGGAtgaccagcaccaccagtACCCTCACTATCCTTCCCACGGGGTTAATATTTCGAATGATGAGCACAGCGTACCCCAAAGCAGGGCGGTAGAGAGCGTTAGGGAGACTCTGGCCAGCATGGACATCTCTTCTCATTCTcttggcggcagcagcagcacaagaCACAGCACGCCAGGAGCCAGCATCTTGAGCTCGAGCCCGGGCAGCAGGTCGGCAatgatggctgctgctgatagGGCGAGTGGCGGTcacggtggtggggatggcagGGAGCGGAGGAAGAGCGTCAAGTTTGTTGCGCAGGAGGATACCAAGCATTGA